In one window of Eleutherodactylus coqui strain aEleCoq1 chromosome 10, aEleCoq1.hap1, whole genome shotgun sequence DNA:
- the FKRP gene encoding ribitol 5-phosphate transferase FKRP, producing MRCPLCHVLVALTLICNVLLLYYTWHLHIRPAGRPQSPLSAGITVIVREFRPFEHGLAELHHSFLHSRPTLQILVASETVLYPPVPGATLLRLHPSPEQPSSASRLESHVHTRLVALVPDGCALDPPDLLERMARGLRDAPPGVRLVAAGARAPLRCLHLNVSRREWTAQYSAAGDRDSCGAVAGAAVILMRSRDLFDLPFPLSRPLQAAIFIQAALRGWRVKVMDDVLFPHTPFPATDHGRWKADQAERAEEAATMRALNIRLVRGLDGGDRWFGCTKDTPRCFGTVVGETPDYLYEGRWTPPCCLRALRVTALHVIKVLEANNVRYWLEGGSLLGAARHGDIIPWDYDVDLGIYLEDITLCPELRGAQGGSLIDEEGFVWERAVEGDFFRVQYSQINHLHVDLWPFYPRDGLMTRDSWTGHPQDIEFPESFLQPLQTLRFAGASVQAPNRHVELLKMKFGERAIEVPEYPNPAVLRMERR from the coding sequence ATGCGCTGCCCGCTGTGCCATGTCCTGGTTGCTCTGACTCTGATCTGTAATGTGCTGCTGCTGTACTACACCTGGCACCTCCACATCCGCCCAGCAGGACGTCCCCAGTCCCCTCTATCCGCTGGCATCACGGTCATCGTGCGGGAGTTTCGCCCCTTTGAGCATGGCCTTGCAGAATTGCACCATTCCTTCCTGCACTCTCGCCCCACTCTTCAGATCCTTGTGGCTTCAGAGACAGTTCTGTACCCGCCAGTACCTGGAGCAACCCTCCTGAGGCTTCACCCGTCCCCTGAGCAGCCCAGCTCGGCATCCCGCCTTGAGTCGCATGTTCACACCCGTCTCGTGGCTCTGGTACCAGATGGCTGCGCTCTGGATCCTCCTGATCTACTGGAGCGAATGGCTCGAGGACTGCGTGATGCTCCACCTGGAGTCAGACTTGTGGCAGCTGGAGCTCGTGCACCTCTGCGCTGTCTGCACCTGAATGTGTCTCGGAGGGAGTGGACCGCGCAGTACAGTGCAGCCGGTGACAGAGACTCCTGCGGAGCGGTGGCTGGAGCTGCAGTGATTCTAATGCGATCCCGTGACTTGTTTGACTTGCCTTTTCCTCTCTCCCGCCCCCTGCAGGCAGCCATATTTATTCAAGCAGCTCTACGTGGATGGAGGGTGAAGGTGATGGATGATGTCCTATTTCCTCATACTCCTTTCCCGGCCACAGACCATGGTCGTTGGAAGGCAGACCAAGCAGAGCGGGCAGAGGAGGCAGCAACAATGCGGGCACTGAACATAAGGCTGGTCCGGGGTTTGGATGGAGGTGATCGCTGGTTTGGCTGCACCAAAGACACACCACGCTGCTTTGGGACTGTGGTTGGAGAAACCCCAGATTATCTGTATGAGGGGCGCTGGACACCCCCCTGCTGCCTCCGTGCATTGAGGGTCACTGCCCTCCACGTCATTAAAGTTCTGGAAGCCAACAACGTGCGATATTGGCTGGAAGGAGGAAGCCTACTTGGGGCCGCGCGGCATGGTGATATCATCCCCTGGGACTATGATGTAGATCTTGGTATCTACTTGGAGGACATCACCTTGTGTCCAGAGCTGCGGGGGGCTCAGGGAGGGTCCCTCATAGATGAAGAGGGCTTTGTGTGGGAGCGGGCTGTGGAGGGTGACTTCTTCAGGGTGCAGTACAGCCAGATCAACCACCTCCATGTTGATCTATGGCCTTTCTATCCCCGGGATGGGCTGATGACCCGGGACTCTTGGACTGGTCATCCTCAGGACATTGAGTTTCCGGAGAGCTTCCTCCAGCCCTTGCAGACGCTGCGCTTTGCAGGTGCTTCAGTTCAGGCTCCAAATCGCCACGTGGAGCTGTTGAAGATGAAGTTTGGGGAAAGGGCCATAGAAGTTCCTGAGTATCCCAACCCAGCTGTACTGAGGATGGAGAGGCGGTGA